Proteins from a genomic interval of Hornefia porci:
- a CDS encoding helix-turn-helix domain-containing protein has protein sequence MELKKPKSWCKSVSAFANTSGGILIFGIANDNSVIGLPDAEHDAEAVSEIMKNRLSPVPEFHLSFHVAENGKKLLLLHIFKGEETPYYYLRRRIILLPS, from the coding sequence GTGGAGCTTAAGAAGCCCAAAAGCTGGTGCAAAAGCGTCAGTGCCTTTGCCAATACATCAGGAGGCATTCTGATCTTTGGAATCGCCAATGACAATTCTGTTATTGGTTTGCCGGATGCAGAGCATGACGCGGAAGCAGTCAGTGAAATCATGAAAAACCGTCTGTCCCCTGTTCCGGAGTTCCACCTGTCTTTTCATGTGGCAGAAAATGGGAAGAAGCTTTTGCTGCTGCATATTTTCAAAGGGGAAGAGACACCATATTACTACTTGAGGCGGCGGATTATTCTTTTACCAAGCTGA
- a CDS encoding DNA polymerase beta superfamily protein — translation MDFKELMNTAEYDFLRTNKRLGDRIMLLGLGGSYAYGTNNEGSDIDFRGVTLMMPSDLLGLTKFEQYEDDKTDTVIYGFNKMVKLLLECNPNACEMLGLDEEQYLIKSELGQELINNSRLFLSKRAVKSFGGYAGAQLRRLQNAIARDTLSQSGGEKHILRSVMNVLDDFNRGYAGKENGSIRLYIDRAENPELETEIFADVSYRHFPLRDYTNLWGTMRSVVREYDKIGRRNKKKDEDHLNKHAMHLIRLLQRQTCRTVLI, via the coding sequence ATGGATTTTAAGGAACTCATGAACACGGCAGAGTATGATTTTCTGCGAACGAATAAGCGTCTGGGAGACAGGATTATGCTGCTCGGTTTGGGCGGCAGCTATGCTTACGGCACAAATAACGAAGGCAGCGATATCGATTTTCGCGGTGTCACGCTTATGATGCCGTCCGATCTGCTGGGACTGACAAAATTTGAGCAGTATGAGGATGATAAGACTGATACAGTTATTTATGGATTCAACAAGATGGTAAAGCTGCTTTTGGAGTGCAATCCGAATGCCTGTGAAATGCTTGGGTTAGATGAGGAACAATATCTGATCAAGTCGGAATTGGGGCAGGAACTTATCAATAACAGCAGGCTTTTCCTTTCCAAAAGAGCGGTTAAATCCTTCGGGGGATATGCGGGCGCGCAACTTCGCAGGCTTCAAAACGCTATCGCGAGAGATACACTGTCACAGAGTGGCGGGGAAAAGCATATCCTGAGATCAGTAATGAATGTGCTGGACGATTTTAATCGCGGATATGCAGGTAAAGAAAACGGGAGCATCCGGCTGTACATTGACCGGGCGGAGAATCCTGAACTGGAAACAGAGATTTTTGCAGATGTAAGCTACAGACATTTTCCTCTTCGGGATTATACGAATCTGTGGGGAACCATGAGGTCGGTAGTCCGTGAGTATGACAAGATCGGCAGGCGTAATAAGAAAAAGGATGAGGATCATCTGAATAAACACGCAATGCACCTGATCAGACTGCTTCAAAGACAGACCTGCCGGACAGTCCTGATATGA
- a CDS encoding DEAD/DEAH box helicase yields MEKDLSSFGMIGTNGNLTNAGVLLADESPIRWSRVFCTRWNGKTKSGGIVDALNHAEYAGSLISLLNDAESFIKNNSKTIWKKLPDSRLELPEFYHKVVPQLREMTELSEPDDEEIQRYLPPEAKIFYYLDAEEDQVFGRGVALYNTRRHSLSESLNNRPLEPYRDLDAEIRARDAMEAYFPYYDEERDLFYNDREDGICQFLQDGLDRLFTIGEVRSTERFQSLGVKRTIPLNIGVSMENNLLDLKVTSDEYSEEELLDILQAYREKKKFFRLKNGNFLLLAEQENNAVAELSMMLDTMQVSLKDFVRGKMQIPAYRALYLDRMMQSMENVYADRDRHFRSLVRDFRTVEESDYEVPEALRGVLRPYQTVGYQWLRMLDHCGFGGILADDMGLGKTLQIITLLASLQGDGVSMIVTPASLVYNWREEFRRFAPELKVCTVTGTAGTRRDVIEAVNKENRDVDVLITSYDLLKRDIDAYEDAEFRFVVLDEAQYIKNARTSAARSVKLLRGQTRFALTGTPIENRLSDLWSIFDFLMPGFLFDYETFRREIETPVVRGGDEAKAEQLKRMVTPFVLRRLKQDVLKELPEKLEEIQYTSMESRQQQLYDAQVLHIRNLLAEADYQKDRFRILAELTRLRQICCDPALCFENYRKGSAKRQRCIELIRSAMEGGHKILLFSQFTSMLELLEEDLRSEGIAYYKITGATAKEKRIRMVNAFNGDDTPVFLISLKAGGTGLNLVGADIVIHYDPWWNFAAQNQATDRAHRIGQKNIVSVYKLILKDTIEERIIEMQDSKQKLSEDILGAEDISSSAIDRDELLQLLG; encoded by the coding sequence GTGGAGAAAGACTTATCATCCTTTGGGATGATCGGCACAAATGGGAACCTCACGAATGCAGGCGTCCTCCTTGCGGATGAATCCCCCATTCGATGGTCAAGAGTATTCTGCACCCGCTGGAACGGCAAAACAAAAAGCGGCGGCATTGTAGATGCGCTGAATCATGCCGAGTACGCTGGAAGCCTCATCTCTCTTTTGAACGACGCAGAATCGTTTATAAAGAATAACTCTAAGACCATTTGGAAGAAATTGCCTGACTCAAGACTTGAACTGCCGGAATTTTACCACAAGGTTGTGCCTCAGCTGAGAGAAATGACAGAGCTTTCCGAGCCGGATGATGAGGAAATACAGAGATACCTGCCGCCTGAAGCGAAGATATTCTATTATCTGGATGCAGAGGAGGATCAGGTGTTCGGCCGCGGGGTTGCTTTGTACAACACAAGGAGGCATAGCCTGTCGGAATCGCTGAATAACAGGCCCCTGGAGCCTTACCGTGATCTGGATGCGGAAATCAGAGCGCGTGATGCGATGGAAGCCTATTTCCCATACTATGATGAGGAGCGGGATCTGTTTTATAACGATCGGGAGGACGGGATCTGCCAGTTTCTGCAGGACGGCCTCGACCGGCTGTTCACCATCGGCGAGGTGCGCAGTACTGAGCGTTTCCAGAGCCTCGGCGTAAAGCGTACCATTCCGCTCAATATCGGTGTCTCCATGGAGAACAATCTGCTGGATCTGAAGGTGACGAGCGATGAATATTCGGAGGAGGAGCTTCTGGATATTCTTCAGGCCTACCGGGAGAAAAAGAAATTTTTCCGCCTGAAGAACGGGAATTTCCTGCTGCTTGCTGAACAGGAAAATAATGCGGTGGCGGAGCTCAGCATGATGCTGGATACGATGCAGGTGAGTCTGAAGGACTTCGTCCGCGGGAAAATGCAGATCCCTGCGTACCGTGCTTTGTATCTTGACCGGATGATGCAGAGTATGGAGAATGTATATGCCGACCGGGATCGGCACTTCCGTTCGCTGGTCCGGGATTTCCGCACGGTGGAGGAATCGGACTATGAAGTGCCCGAGGCGCTCCGGGGAGTGCTGCGTCCTTATCAGACAGTCGGGTATCAGTGGCTCCGCATGCTTGATCATTGCGGCTTTGGCGGAATTCTGGCGGACGATATGGGTCTGGGGAAAACGCTGCAGATCATTACGCTGCTCGCGTCTTTGCAGGGGGACGGGGTGTCGATGATTGTGACTCCCGCATCTCTGGTTTACAACTGGCGCGAGGAGTTCCGGCGGTTCGCACCGGAATTGAAGGTTTGCACGGTTACAGGAACGGCGGGAACGCGCCGCGATGTGATTGAGGCGGTGAACAAAGAAAACCGGGATGTGGATGTTCTGATCACCTCGTATGATCTTCTGAAAAGAGACATCGATGCTTACGAGGACGCTGAATTTCGCTTTGTTGTCCTCGATGAAGCACAATATATTAAAAACGCCAGAACATCGGCGGCCCGGTCGGTGAAGCTTCTGCGGGGGCAGACCAGATTCGCCCTGACAGGCACGCCTATCGAGAACAGGCTCAGCGATCTGTGGAGCATTTTTGACTTCCTGATGCCGGGTTTCCTGTTCGATTATGAGACTTTCCGGCGGGAGATCGAGACTCCGGTCGTCAGAGGCGGGGATGAGGCGAAGGCGGAGCAGCTGAAAAGAATGGTAACGCCCTTTGTTCTCCGCCGGCTGAAGCAGGACGTTCTGAAGGAACTTCCGGAAAAGCTGGAGGAGATCCAGTACACCTCTATGGAAAGCCGCCAGCAGCAATTGTATGACGCGCAGGTGCTGCATATCCGGAATCTTCTCGCGGAGGCGGACTACCAGAAGGACCGGTTCCGGATTCTGGCAGAGCTCACACGGCTGCGGCAGATATGCTGCGATCCCGCCCTTTGCTTTGAAAATTACCGGAAAGGCTCCGCCAAGCGCCAGCGCTGCATAGAGCTGATCCGGAGCGCGATGGAGGGCGGACATAAAATCCTGCTCTTCTCACAGTTTACCTCTATGCTGGAGCTTCTCGAGGAAGATCTGCGCAGTGAGGGAATCGCATATTACAAAATCACGGGGGCTACGGCGAAGGAAAAACGGATACGGATGGTGAACGCGTTCAACGGAGACGATACGCCGGTCTTCCTGATTTCGCTGAAAGCCGGCGGCACAGGTCTGAATCTGGTCGGGGCGGATATCGTGATCCACTATGATCCCTGGTGGAATTTCGCCGCACAGAACCAGGCGACCGACCGCGCACACCGGATCGGGCAGAAAAATATCGTCAGCGTCTATAAGCTGATTCTCAAGGACACGATTGAGGAACGGATTATCGAGATGCAGGACAGTAAGCAGAAATTGTCGGAAGACATCCTCGGGGCAGAGGATATTTCCAGCAGCGCCATCGACCGGGACGAGCTGCTGCAGCTCCTGGGGTAG
- a CDS encoding transposase: MPVPAEIRAVPRPVNTVVDDNGGDGPKRYAVRQRGSSKYVPGGNPQPKNGKVIGHIIDYKFVPLPEKDPGADLPDMLSYGASALVKSVTADLKEDLLAVYDASDVYAMMSLATLRVIKPAITADRARTHYLRTFVCKDYPGAAMSRNSIGSLLQRIGMNGSRRRQFYQLRMKATAADHHIAIDGMLKQDNSKVNDLSAYSRKARVRGICEVSVLYAYDIERMEPVCAEVFPGNSIDASSYPAFIRDNDIRKGIIVADKGFPPSKIKEELQERPDLHFLTPIKRNDTRISSNDMLAFEGVLSGIDAHVVYKKKQIKGGRYLYAFKDARKASAEEASYLANAQKKGTFSPEKYARKQATFGVIVLESDQDLEPKAAYLCYEDRWLLEMVFNRYKSDECLDHTDVQGDFSVIGSEFINFISTVATCRIIRKAQNAGLLEKISYGELMDDLASAWRKADAPEEPATDDGYWVHTLQLVFDELEALGLSRPVPKPAPKKRGRKPKPKDETEPKPKRKRGRPRKDSTPSAGTV, translated from the coding sequence ATGCCAGTACCAGCTGAAATCAGAGCGGTCCCCCGGCCAGTCAATACCGTTGTAGATGACAACGGTGGGGATGGCCCCAAACGCTATGCTGTCCGGCAGCGAGGATCCTCGAAATACGTTCCCGGCGGCAACCCGCAGCCAAAAAACGGCAAGGTTATCGGTCACATTATTGACTACAAGTTTGTTCCTCTCCCCGAAAAGGATCCGGGTGCAGACTTGCCGGACATGTTGTCCTACGGAGCATCTGCTCTGGTCAAGTCTGTGACTGCAGACCTTAAGGAGGATCTGCTTGCGGTATACGACGCATCCGATGTCTATGCAATGATGTCTCTGGCTACCCTCCGGGTTATCAAGCCAGCCATTACAGCGGATCGAGCGCGGACGCATTACCTCAGGACGTTCGTATGCAAAGATTATCCCGGTGCAGCCATGTCCAGGAATTCCATCGGCAGTCTGCTTCAGCGGATCGGGATGAACGGATCCAGACGAAGACAGTTCTACCAGTTGCGAATGAAGGCAACGGCTGCCGACCATCACATTGCCATCGACGGGATGCTGAAGCAGGACAACAGCAAGGTCAATGACCTGTCTGCGTACTCCCGCAAGGCAAGAGTGCGCGGCATCTGCGAGGTATCCGTCCTGTATGCCTACGACATTGAACGGATGGAGCCGGTGTGCGCTGAGGTCTTCCCCGGCAACAGCATCGATGCTAGCAGTTATCCGGCGTTCATCCGTGACAATGACATCCGCAAAGGGATCATTGTCGCTGACAAGGGATTCCCACCAAGCAAGATCAAGGAGGAACTACAGGAACGTCCGGATCTGCACTTCCTCACACCGATCAAGCGCAATGACACACGTATATCGAGCAATGACATGCTCGCTTTCGAAGGCGTGCTGTCCGGCATCGATGCCCATGTGGTCTACAAGAAGAAGCAGATCAAGGGTGGCCGATACCTGTATGCCTTCAAGGATGCCAGGAAGGCATCCGCCGAAGAAGCCTCGTATCTGGCGAATGCTCAGAAGAAAGGAACCTTCTCTCCTGAGAAATATGCTAGGAAGCAGGCAACTTTCGGAGTGATCGTTCTTGAATCCGATCAGGATCTGGAACCAAAAGCCGCATACCTCTGTTACGAAGACCGCTGGCTTTTGGAGATGGTCTTCAATCGGTACAAGAGCGATGAATGCCTGGACCACACCGATGTTCAGGGAGACTTCTCCGTCATCGGCAGCGAATTCATCAATTTCATATCAACGGTTGCCACCTGTCGGATTATCCGCAAGGCCCAGAACGCAGGATTACTCGAGAAGATATCCTACGGCGAGCTGATGGATGACCTGGCATCTGCCTGGCGAAAGGCAGATGCTCCGGAGGAGCCGGCGACTGATGATGGCTATTGGGTTCACACGTTGCAACTCGTATTCGATGAGCTTGAAGCACTCGGTCTGTCAAGGCCTGTGCCGAAACCGGCACCGAAGAAGCGTGGGCGTAAACCCAAGCCCAAGGATGAAACCGAGCCGAAGCCTAAGCGCAAGCGCGGTCGTCCCCGGAAGGATTCAACCCCGTCTGCCGGTACTGTATAG
- a CDS encoding carbon starvation protein A gives MNAIIIFLIGIAALVIGYVTYGKWLADQWGVDPSRPTPSHTMEDGLDYCPAKAPVLMGHHFSSIAGAGPINGPIQAAVFGWVPVLLWVLIGGIFFGAVHDFGALFASIRHKGQSIGEVVADTMGGKAKRMFLVFAYLTLLLVVAAFASIVANTFMATFRADGSVDYAASASNASTAIISLLFIVLAILFGFFVYRKKASLLLSTILGIVGIVVIIAIGLNWHPLYLSNSTWMIILGIYILVASVTPVWILLQPRDYLSSFLLYFMMAVAAVGIVGASLMGQSHLDIPAFTGFKDTLYADNGFAQGTSLGYMFPALFVTIACGAISGFHSLVASGTTAKQINTEKDARPIAYGAMLVESALAVISLIAVGYVWSSFKTGQVITPTVVFATGISKMCAAIPFLKGSESVIFTMLVLAVSVFCLTSLDTATRLARYIFQEFFLESGQVWQEATGWRKIITNPVVATLITVVCGILLGMHGYANIWPLFGAANQLLAALGLLTVATWLGKIGKNNKMFLFPMAFMLVVTITSLVLTLKGKIVELSVQATGWAIAMSVLDVLLIILAVVLAIDGVRTLLAEHKEKSEAAA, from the coding sequence ATGAACGCAATCATTATTTTTCTGATCGGGATCGCCGCTCTTGTCATAGGATATGTAACCTACGGCAAATGGCTGGCGGACCAGTGGGGCGTGGATCCGTCCCGCCCGACTCCGTCTCATACCATGGAGGACGGTCTGGACTACTGCCCGGCGAAGGCGCCCGTGCTGATGGGACATCATTTCTCGTCGATTGCCGGCGCGGGGCCGATCAACGGACCGATCCAGGCGGCCGTGTTCGGCTGGGTGCCGGTTCTTCTGTGGGTTCTGATCGGCGGCATCTTTTTCGGTGCGGTGCATGATTTCGGTGCGCTGTTTGCTTCCATCAGGCACAAAGGCCAGTCCATCGGCGAGGTTGTCGCGGACACCATGGGCGGCAAGGCAAAGCGGATGTTTCTGGTTTTCGCCTATCTGACACTGCTTCTGGTCGTTGCGGCGTTCGCGTCTATTGTGGCGAACACCTTTATGGCGACCTTCCGGGCAGACGGCAGCGTAGACTACGCGGCCAGCGCCTCCAATGCGTCGACAGCGATTATTTCCCTGCTGTTCATCGTGCTGGCGATTCTGTTTGGATTCTTTGTCTACCGCAAAAAAGCGTCGCTGCTGCTCTCCACGATTCTCGGCATCGTCGGCATCGTAGTGATCATCGCCATCGGACTGAACTGGCATCCTTTGTACCTGAGCAATTCAACGTGGATGATCATCCTGGGAATTTACATCCTTGTGGCGTCAGTCACGCCGGTCTGGATTTTGCTGCAGCCGAGAGACTACCTCAGTTCATTTCTGCTGTATTTCATGATGGCGGTGGCCGCGGTCGGCATCGTCGGCGCGTCGCTCATGGGACAGTCGCACCTGGACATTCCGGCGTTCACCGGCTTCAAAGATACGCTGTACGCGGATAACGGCTTCGCACAGGGAACCTCCCTCGGCTACATGTTCCCGGCACTGTTCGTAACAATTGCCTGCGGAGCGATCTCAGGCTTCCATTCGCTGGTCGCTTCCGGCACAACCGCCAAGCAGATTAACACAGAAAAAGACGCCCGGCCCATCGCTTACGGCGCAATGCTGGTAGAGAGTGCACTGGCTGTGATTTCTCTGATCGCCGTAGGATATGTGTGGAGCAGCTTCAAGACCGGACAGGTCATCACCCCGACGGTCGTCTTCGCAACCGGAATCTCCAAAATGTGCGCGGCGATTCCCTTCCTGAAGGGTTCGGAATCCGTGATCTTCACAATGCTCGTACTGGCGGTGTCGGTGTTCTGCCTAACCTCGCTGGATACAGCCACGAGACTGGCCCGCTACATCTTCCAGGAGTTTTTCCTGGAAAGCGGTCAGGTATGGCAGGAAGCCACGGGCTGGCGCAAAATCATAACGAATCCTGTCGTCGCGACTCTCATCACTGTAGTCTGCGGCATCCTCCTGGGCATGCACGGATATGCGAACATCTGGCCGCTGTTCGGCGCGGCTAATCAGCTCCTCGCGGCGCTCGGACTGCTGACTGTGGCCACCTGGCTCGGCAAAATCGGAAAGAACAACAAGATGTTCCTGTTCCCGATGGCATTCATGCTGGTGGTGACAATCACATCTCTGGTGCTGACCCTGAAGGGAAAAATCGTCGAGCTGTCTGTGCAGGCCACCGGCTGGGCGATCGCGATGAGCGTGCTCGACGTCCTGCTGATCATCCTGGCAGTGGTGCTGGCCATAGACGGCGTGCGTACCCTGCTTGCCGAGCACAAAGAAAAATCCGAGGCGGCGGCGTAA